The following nucleotide sequence is from Mesobacillus jeotgali.
ACGATTTATTACATTTTTGTCGTCGATGAAGATAAAAGGCTGGCTGGTGTAATATCTTTGAGAGACCTGATTGTTGCTGATGATGAAACGATGATTGCTGAAATCATGAATGATCGAGTCGTCTCTGTTTCGGTTCGTGAGGACCAGGAGGAAGTAGCCAGGATGATGCGGGATTATAATTTCCTCGCCCTTCCTGTTGTCGACTTCCAAAACCATCTCCTCGGAATCATCACAGTTGATGACATAATAGATGTCATGGAAGAAGAAGCTTCGGATGACTATTCGAAGCTTGCAGGTATCGCGGACCTTGATACCGTTGACCGAAATCCATTAAGTGCTGCCAAGAAGCGTTTGCCATGGCTGATCATTTTGCTCTTTTTGGGCATGTTTACAGCAAGCCTTATAGGAAGATTCGAGGATACATTGGATAAGGTCGCTATTTTGGCCGTTTTCATTCCTCTCATCGCCGGAATGGCAGGAAATACGGGTACCCAGGCACTCGCTGTAGCCGTCAGGGGCATCGCCACGGGGGACCTTGATAAAGAGAGTAAATGGAACATTATCCTTAGGGAAGCAGGAACTGGATTTATAACTGGTGCAGTTTGCGGCATCCTTGTTACATTCATCGTCTATTTTTGGAAAGGTGAACTTTTCCTCGGGGTTTTGGTAGGAATTTCTATCTTCATCACTTTGATCATTGCGACACTGGCAGGATCGCTGGTTCCGCTGCTCATGCACAGATTGAAGATCGATCCTGCCGTCGCATCAGGTCCGTTTATCACGACGATTAATGATATCATCAGCATCTTGATTTATTTTGGAATTGCTACTGCTTTCATGAGCTATCTAACTTAATATACAACGTTCAGATGTTAACTGTTCGTTTGAGACAGGTACAACGTAAACCCTATTTAACAAAGGAGGGAAGAGGATGGAACATCATGCTTCGATTACCTCACTCGTAATCGTCATCATTGTTGCATTTTTAACACCTATTTTATTGCACCGCTTAAAATTGAACATCATACCAGTTGTAGTCGCAGAAATCATTATGGGCCTAATTATAGGTAAAAGCGGCTTCAATATCGTCCATGAGGATGCCTGGCTTGGCACCCTGTCTACATTAGGATTTCTGTTCCTAATGTTCCTGAGCGGATTGGAAATAGATTTTTCCGCTTTCACAAGTGGCAAAAAGAATAAATCGGTGCCAAAAAAGGAACCTAACACATTTGCAGTTGCATCAATTATCTTCGTGGGCATTTTCATTGCTTCGTTAGGATTGTCTTATTTATTTGTACTTGCCGGTTTCATCGAAAATGTATTTTTAATGACGCTGATAATTTCCACAATTTCACTTGGGGTCGTAGTGCCTACACTTAAAGACGCCCATTTGATGAAGACCAATATCGGCCAAATCATTTTATTGGTGGCCGTTATCGCGGATCTGGCAACGATGATTCTTCTAGCTGTCTTTGTCTCCCTTTATGATGGCGGAGAAGGAAATACATGGCTGCTTCTCATCCTGTTTGCGGCTGGAGTTGCTTTGTATTTCGTTGGAAAAGTCTTTAAAAACCGTACATTCATCAACGCTCTCTCAACCGGTACTACCCAAATAGGTACTCGTGCGGTCTTCGCACTGATTATCTTGCTGGTGGCGATTTCTGAAACGGTTGGAGCTGAAAACATCCTTGGAGCGTTCCTTGCCGGGGTACTTGTTTCACTGCTGGCACCAGACCAGGAAATGGTCCATAAACTGGATTCATTTGGCTATGGATTTTTAATCCCGATATTCTTTGTTATGGTCGGGGTTGACCTGGATATTTGGGCCTTATTCAGCGATAAGAAGCTTCTAATGCTGATTCCGTTATTACTTCTGGCATTATTCTTATCTAAGTTGATTCCAGTCTACCTATTGAAAAAATGGTATGATACGAAAACGGTATTAGCAGCTGGGTTTTTGTTAACGTCAACACTGTCACTTGTCATCGCCGCAGCGACAATAGGTGAGAGAATGGAAATGATCACTCCGGAAATGAGCGGTACACTGATTCTAGTTGCGGTCATCTCCAGTGTTCTAACACCAATTTTATTCAAAAAGCTATTCCCGCAGGAAAAAGCAGAAGAGAAGAAGGTAAAAGTGGTCTTCATTGGCGCCAACCAGATGACACTTCCTGTTTCCAGAGCCCTGCAGTCTTCATTGTATGAACCGGTTCTTTTTCATACGAAACAGGAAAAAGCGGATAATCGGATTGCTGATTCAGTGTTTGAAATCATCGAGATGGAGAATTACGAAATTGATACCCTTGATAAACATGAAGTGTATAATGCGGATATCATTGTCATCTCCACAGGTGATCCTGACCTGAACGCAACGATTGCTGTCAGTGCAAAGGAACATGGTGTTGGACGTGTCATCGCCAGAATTGAAAGTCCGGACCTGGCAGAGAAAGCTCAGGAAGAGGGAATCGAGGTATTCTCAGTCCTGCGTTCAACTGAATCACTGCTGCGTGCGATGATTGAATCACCAGGCGTCATGACAATCCTGACCAATCAGGAAAATTCCCTGCATGAAATCAGGATGCTGAATGATCACTTCGACGGTATGACACTTCGACGCTTCCCGTTCACTGGAGATGTCATTTTTGTTCGTATCTTGCGTGAGAACGAATCAATCGTGCCTCACGGCGATACCGAGCTGAGGCTGAATGACCGTCTGATTGTTACAGGTTCCAAGGAATATGTCGATGAACTGAAGCGTGAACTTGAATTCTGTTTTTGGTGTTAATTAGAAAAGCGCAAGCGCCTTGGTCAGCCCCGACAAGCGCTGGAGGGCCTGACAGTGAAGTCGTTCTTTGACTTTAAAACAACTTTCAAAGTTGAATTTTCACTTTCATAAACTTGAAACTAAACCCGCCTTCCCGGCGGGTTTTTCTTTTCAAATGAAATAATATAGTGTAGAATTAGCACTAGGTACTAATAACTTGTATTAACAGGGGGAAGTTTTAAAAATGACTCTTTCATTGAACGGTAAAACATATGTAGTAATGGGTGTAGCTAATAAAAGAAGTATCGCCTGGGCTATTGCTCAATCTCTCCACAATTCAGGGGCCAATTTGATTTTCACTTATGCAGGAGAGCGCCTTGAGAAAAGCGTGCGAGAACTTGCAGCATCTCTTGATGAAAATTATTTAGTCTTGCCTTGCGATGTGACAAGTGATGAAGATGTTGCTAAATGCTTCAAAGATATAAAGGAAGCGGCTGGCACAATTTATGGTGTCGCTCACTGTATCGCTTTCGCAAACAAGGAAGAATTACAGGGCGACTATATGAATGTATCACGCGATGGATTCCTGCTGGCCCATAATATCAGTGCATACTCACTGACTGCAGTCGCCAAGGAAGCGAAAGAGCTGATGGCTGAAGGCGGCAGTATTGTCACTTTGACGTATCTCGGCGGTGAGCGTGCGATCCCGAACTACAATGTCATGGGTGTGGCAAAGGCATCCCTGGATGCAAGTGTCCGTTACCTGGCGGCAGATTTAGGTAAGCACAATATTCGTGTAAACTCTATTTCAGCAGGCCCAATCCGAACACTTTCTGCTAAAGGTGTAAGTGATTTTAATTCTATTTTGAGGGATATTGAGGAAAGAGCTCCGCTTCGCCGCAACACTACTCCGGAAGAAGTCGGTGACACAGCCGTTTTCCTTTTCAGTGACATGTCCCGGGGGATTACTGGTGAAAATATCCATGTCGATTCAGGGTTCCATATTTTATAAAGTTCTTTTAAGAAAGCAAAGTCCGCTTGAAATTTCAAGCGGGCTTTTTATGTCTAGGTAACTTCCTTCAAAAAGTTTTAACCCTGGGTAAATGTCCAGCATAAACATAAAGAGACTAATTGATTCGACCCGGGAGGTTTGGAAAATGGCCCGAAGAAGAAAACGCTTGAACCCACTGTTATATATTGACCAGCCGACATATCAAGAGGTTGCAACGAGCATGCAGAATAAATTTAAGTTCAATGATCAAGAGCAAGGTGAAGAGAAGGAAAATCAGCAGCCAGAAGAAAGTGCTGGGGAAAGTTCAGTTGCAGTTGATACACTGGAAAACAGTTCTGAGGAAAGCTCTGAGAGAGTAGGAGAAATCGAAAAGAAACCCTTTAAGGAAATGTCAATCGAAGAAAAGATTGGATATTTGGCTCAATTTCCTGCATCGATTGTGAAAATCCAATACAGCTTTATTACTTCGGAAAGTAGGGTTGTAGGTTATTTTATTTCGAAGGAGGATGATTACATCACAGTCTTTCCAAGAAATAAACGTAAGCCAGTAAAGATATTGATAGAGAATATCCAGGATATTAAGGTAAGTGGATTATAAAAAAGGAAAAGGGCTACCTGATTGGCAGCCCCTTATTCTTACAGGTCTTCCGTAGCTACTGGATCCAGGCAAACCACTGCGCAGAAGCAGTCAAGGTCTATTGTCATACAGATGCCAGTTCTAAAGAAAGTTGTTGTGCCATTGATTTGGCTGCAAGGATCTGCACATTTGCTCAATCCGTTTGGATCATCAGTTGTTGTCAGCAACTCAAGCTTCGCGCAGTTGTCATCGACTTTTGACACCCTGAAGAAGAACGACTCAATGCATTGCAATGTTTGAGAAGTGCCGTTCCTTGATAGCAGTTGAACCCCTGTGCCAAGGAATGGTTCACAACCGCAGTACAAGATTAGCGGAATTGTATCGAAAGTAGCAGGTGTTGATGCACCAGCCAGAAGGTCCTGGATGGATTTGTGACAGCTAACATCACAATCACCTTCATCGTTGTCAACCTCGTCTTGAGCGTCTGCAACTCGCTTTAAAATATCCGCTACACAACTATCTGTGTCAAATTTTCTTTTTCCACAAGACATATAATTCATCTCCTTTTAGTTGATATGACCTATTGTCCTTAATAGAATATGAATTGCCCTCCTAATGGTGTGGGTGTTTGTCTAATTTCACCATGATTCCCATAAAAAAATGATGACAGGAGCGGACAGGCTCAAGCCTATACATAGGGATTTGCCCCGCATAAACTGTAGTGAATTGACTTAACACTGGTGGTGAAATGGATGGGGAATTGGCTTGATCTATGCCTCCTTGTATTTGCGAGCTTCCGTTTGACCAGGCTGATTGTTTATGATTCAATCACTGAATTTCTTCGGACTCCATTCCACGGTATAGTGGAGGAGACATTGGAGGATGGGAGTACGGAAACTTATATAGAAATAAAGGGGGAGGGGCTGAGGTACTGGATTGGTGAGCTGATAAGCTGCCACTGGTGCACCGGGATTTGGACGACTACCTTCCTGTATGCAGGCTATGTATTGGTTCCGCGGCTAACAATGCCAGTCATCACGGTGCTGGCAATCGCAGGCATCGCATCGGTGATCCAGCATCATTTTATAAAAGACTGACGACTTTAAATTAGTGAGTCCGTCCAGAACCCATTGGAATCCTTGTTCATAAACTATTATATGGACTCTTTAATGAAGGGGTTGTAATAATGGAGGAAAAACAAATAGCGCAAAACAGCAAGGGTTCAACGGAGTCAAAAAGCAATGCCTCGACCCGCCGAGTACGAAAAAAACGCGGATGTGGTTGTGGAAAAAAGAAAAAACAATCGTAAAAGCAGCGTCTGCCTGATTTTCTGGCAGACGTTTTTTTATGTGAATATAGTTCAATGGGGAAATCTATAAAGGCCAATGAGGATAATTTTAAAAGGGGCGTAAATCTTATAAAAGACATATCCATTTGCTGAAAAGATGGCTTTACAGTACTTGGAAATAAAAGCCTCACTAAAAAATTCATAAATTGGGTTTTAGACGTGGAAAATAATTTTATCAGATGAACCATAGGAAGGGATTAATGATGAATATGAAACAGGCTGTAAATCTTTTGGCAATATTAATAATGCTTGGAGCTGGCCCTGCTGGCTGTACTTCTTTTGGAAAAACTTCACCAGAGAGCAGAGCATCCATGATTCAGTCCGTCAATCCTGATCCTGGCGCGACAAATGATCTGGATGAGAAAGATATCAAGCTTGCCAAGAAAGTTAAGAAAGATATCGCTGCACTTGATGAAATTTATGATGTAGCAGTCATTGCCGGAAAAAAAGAAATATTAGTCGCATACAAGGTCAAGCATTTAAAGCGCTTCGGGATGAAGCGGATCGAGAAAGAAATCAACAAAAAATTGGAAAAGAATTATCCTGATGAAGATTTCATTGTTTCCAGTGACTATAAGATTTTTATCGAGGCGGTGGAGCTTCGGGAGAGAATGAAAGATCCGTCCTTTCCGGATAAGAAAGCCGAAGAGCAATTGCAGCGGATTATTTCGCTCAAAAAGGAATTAACATAAGAAAGGATGGGTGAAATGGGGGATAAAAAAAAGCAAAAAATGACACCAGAGCAGCAGCAGTATCAACAGCTGGAACAA
It contains:
- a CDS encoding CotY/CotZ family spore coat protein; this translates as MSCGKRKFDTDSCVADILKRVADAQDEVDNDEGDCDVSCHKSIQDLLAGASTPATFDTIPLILYCGCEPFLGTGVQLLSRNGTSQTLQCIESFFFRVSKVDDNCAKLELLTTTDDPNGLSKCADPCSQINGTTTFFRTGICMTIDLDCFCAVVCLDPVATEDL
- a CDS encoding CotO family spore coat protein, with the translated sequence MARRRKRLNPLLYIDQPTYQEVATSMQNKFKFNDQEQGEEKENQQPEESAGESSVAVDTLENSSEESSERVGEIEKKPFKEMSIEEKIGYLAQFPASIVKIQYSFITSESRVVGYFISKEDDYITVFPRNKRKPVKILIENIQDIKVSGL
- a CDS encoding YhcN/YlaJ family sporulation lipoprotein; protein product: MMNMKQAVNLLAILIMLGAGPAGCTSFGKTSPESRASMIQSVNPDPGATNDLDEKDIKLAKKVKKDIAALDEIYDVAVIAGKKEILVAYKVKHLKRFGMKRIEKEINKKLEKNYPDEDFIVSSDYKIFIEAVELRERMKDPSFPDKKAEEQLQRIISLKKELT
- the fabI gene encoding enoyl-ACP reductase FabI, with the protein product MTLSLNGKTYVVMGVANKRSIAWAIAQSLHNSGANLIFTYAGERLEKSVRELAASLDENYLVLPCDVTSDEDVAKCFKDIKEAAGTIYGVAHCIAFANKEELQGDYMNVSRDGFLLAHNISAYSLTAVAKEAKELMAEGGSIVTLTYLGGERAIPNYNVMGVAKASLDASVRYLAADLGKHNIRVNSISAGPIRTLSAKGVSDFNSILRDIEERAPLRRNTTPEEVGDTAVFLFSDMSRGITGENIHVDSGFHIL
- a CDS encoding monovalent cation:proton antiporter family protein; this encodes MEHHASITSLVIVIIVAFLTPILLHRLKLNIIPVVVAEIIMGLIIGKSGFNIVHEDAWLGTLSTLGFLFLMFLSGLEIDFSAFTSGKKNKSVPKKEPNTFAVASIIFVGIFIASLGLSYLFVLAGFIENVFLMTLIISTISLGVVVPTLKDAHLMKTNIGQIILLVAVIADLATMILLAVFVSLYDGGEGNTWLLLILFAAGVALYFVGKVFKNRTFINALSTGTTQIGTRAVFALIILLVAISETVGAENILGAFLAGVLVSLLAPDQEMVHKLDSFGYGFLIPIFFVMVGVDLDIWALFSDKKLLMLIPLLLLALFLSKLIPVYLLKKWYDTKTVLAAGFLLTSTLSLVIAAATIGERMEMITPEMSGTLILVAVISSVLTPILFKKLFPQEKAEEKKVKVVFIGANQMTLPVSRALQSSLYEPVLFHTKQEKADNRIADSVFEIIEMENYEIDTLDKHEVYNADIIVISTGDPDLNATIAVSAKEHGVGRVIARIESPDLAEKAQEEGIEVFSVLRSTESLLRAMIESPGVMTILTNQENSLHEIRMLNDHFDGMTLRRFPFTGDVIFVRILRENESIVPHGDTELRLNDRLIVTGSKEYVDELKRELEFCFWC
- the mgtE gene encoding magnesium transporter, whose product is MEALYSEKIDDFRAEFLDLHPYDQAEFFSELDDEDRAKVYTFLSPEEMADLFENLEADEEDFKDVLAQMNPNYAADMLSNMYADDAVDVLNELDKDQVASYLTIMDEDAAQEIKDLLHYEEYTAGSIMTTEFIAISANQTVRSAMYILKKEAPQAETIYYIFVVDEDKRLAGVISLRDLIVADDETMIAEIMNDRVVSVSVREDQEEVARMMRDYNFLALPVVDFQNHLLGIITVDDIIDVMEEEASDDYSKLAGIADLDTVDRNPLSAAKKRLPWLIILLFLGMFTASLIGRFEDTLDKVAILAVFIPLIAGMAGNTGTQALAVAVRGIATGDLDKESKWNIILREAGTGFITGAVCGILVTFIVYFWKGELFLGVLVGISIFITLIIATLAGSLVPLLMHRLKIDPAVASGPFITTINDIISILIYFGIATAFMSYLT
- a CDS encoding DUF1360 domain-containing protein codes for the protein MGNWLDLCLLVFASFRLTRLIVYDSITEFLRTPFHGIVEETLEDGSTETYIEIKGEGLRYWIGELISCHWCTGIWTTTFLYAGYVLVPRLTMPVITVLAIAGIASVIQHHFIKD